From a single Rutidosis leptorrhynchoides isolate AG116_Rl617_1_P2 chromosome 5, CSIRO_AGI_Rlap_v1, whole genome shotgun sequence genomic region:
- the LOC139847745 gene encoding flowering-promoting factor 1-like, translating to MSGVWVFKNGVVRLVENPGSDSFQGSIRRKVLVHCATNEVVTSYDALERILSSYGWERYYDDPDLFQFHKRSTVHLISLPKDFNRLKSMHMYDIVVKNRNVFEVRDMS from the coding sequence ATGTCTGGTGTTTGGGTGTTTAAGAATGGTGTGGTTCGACTTGTGGAGAACCCTGGAAGTGATTCTTTCCAGGGTTCGATCAGGCGTAAAGTTCTTGTTCATTGTGCAACGAATGAAGTTGTGACATCATACGATGCACTCGAAAGAATCTTGTCTTCATATGGTTGGGAAAGGTACTATGATGATCCTGATTTGTTTCAGTTTCATAAAAGATCAACTGTTCATCTCATTTCCCTCCCAAAAGACTTCAACAGGCTCAAATCCATGCATATGTATGATATTGTTGTCAAGAATCGGAATGTGTTTGAAGTACGAGACATGTCATAA